From the genome of Rathayibacter sp. VKM Ac-2759, one region includes:
- a CDS encoding MIP/aquaporin family protein has protein sequence MDNLGVVFLSEVVGTAMLVLLGCGVVANVALVKNKGFNGGFLMVNIGWGFAVFAGVIVSYNSGAHLNPAVTLGLVASGATEFGSGVPVNIVSILMYILAQLIGAIIGAVFCWLAYKQHFDEEPDAANKLGVFSTGPAIRSYGWNFVTEVIGTFVLVFVVIGFGGGRQGDGGLAALGALPVAILVIAIGASLGGPTGYAINPARDLGPRIAHALLPIKGKGSSDWSYAWVPVAGPVVGGVLAGLASTALLPII, from the coding sequence GTGGACAATCTCGGAGTGGTCTTCCTGAGCGAAGTCGTGGGGACGGCGATGCTCGTGCTCCTCGGCTGCGGCGTCGTCGCCAACGTCGCTCTCGTCAAGAACAAGGGTTTCAACGGCGGGTTCCTGATGGTCAACATCGGCTGGGGCTTCGCTGTCTTCGCCGGTGTGATCGTCTCGTACAACTCCGGTGCCCACCTCAACCCGGCGGTCACCCTCGGTCTGGTCGCGAGCGGAGCCACCGAGTTCGGCTCGGGCGTGCCGGTCAACATCGTCTCGATCCTGATGTACATCCTCGCCCAGCTGATCGGTGCCATCATCGGCGCCGTCTTCTGCTGGCTGGCCTACAAGCAGCACTTCGACGAGGAGCCCGACGCGGCCAACAAGCTGGGCGTCTTCTCGACCGGCCCGGCCATCCGCTCGTACGGCTGGAACTTCGTCACCGAGGTCATCGGCACCTTCGTCCTCGTCTTCGTCGTCATCGGCTTCGGTGGCGGACGTCAGGGCGACGGCGGACTCGCCGCGCTGGGGGCCCTGCCCGTCGCCATCCTCGTGATCGCGATCGGCGCCTCGCTCGGTGGACCGACCGGCTACGCGATCAACCCGGCCCGCGACCTCGGCCCTCGTATCGCGCACGCGCTGCTGCCGATCAAGGGCAAGGGCTCCAGCGACTGGAGCTATGCGTGGGTCCCGGTCGCCGGACCGGTCGTCGGTGGTGTGCTGGCAGGTCTCGCGTCGACCGCGCTCCTGCCGATCATCTGA
- a CDS encoding glycerol-3-phosphate dehydrogenase/oxidase translates to MAQSAGTPGNTALRESVSALRDNPRATVLVIGGGINGIGTFRELALNGVDVALVERGDYVSGASSASSHMIHGGIRYLENGEFRLVNEGVHERNGLLKIAPHYVKPLQTTIPIYSTFSGILAAPLRFLTHKSGAPQERGALLIKVGLTLYDFFSRDGGTVPRHQFHGRKRSLAELPKLDPKIKYTATYFDASVHEPERLALDVLHDALIGGKKARAANYVEAVGADEKGVVLRDRESGEEFTFQADIVVNVSGPWTDFTNTALGTTTKFMGGTKGSHIVLDNPELVEACEGREMFFEHSDGRIVLIYPLKGRVMVGTTDIDADPTKPAVCTEEEIDYFFELVSHVFPSIPVDRSQIVFKFSGIRPLPRHDDEAPGFVSRDYRIEPSTLPGAGGATVLSLVGGKWTTFRALSEHLSNEVFKRIGVTRRVSTVKTPIGGGKGFPRTDASRAQWISQHRSGLSSARTGQLLERYGTRAQEVIEALADGHDEALDFDKDFTTGEIRYLAQRESVVHLIDLVMRRTNHAFTGGLSRELLEELAEHTGAVLGWDEATRASEVDATIAHLKEYNGVDVGGSSVQAPTAVPAS, encoded by the coding sequence GTGGCACAGTCTGCCGGAACTCCCGGAAACACCGCTCTCCGCGAGAGCGTCTCCGCCCTGCGCGACAACCCCCGCGCCACCGTTCTCGTGATCGGAGGTGGCATCAACGGCATCGGGACCTTCCGCGAGCTGGCTCTCAACGGCGTCGATGTCGCCCTCGTCGAGCGCGGCGACTACGTCTCGGGGGCGTCCAGCGCCTCGAGCCACATGATCCACGGCGGCATCCGCTACCTCGAGAACGGCGAGTTCCGGCTCGTCAACGAGGGCGTGCACGAGCGCAACGGTCTGCTCAAGATCGCTCCTCATTACGTGAAGCCGCTGCAGACCACCATCCCGATCTACTCGACCTTCTCGGGCATCCTCGCGGCCCCGCTGCGCTTCCTGACCCACAAGTCGGGTGCCCCCCAGGAGCGCGGCGCGCTGCTGATCAAGGTCGGACTCACCCTGTACGACTTCTTCTCGCGCGACGGCGGCACCGTCCCCCGTCACCAGTTCCACGGCCGCAAGCGCTCGCTCGCGGAGCTGCCCAAGCTCGACCCGAAGATCAAGTACACGGCGACCTACTTCGACGCCTCCGTGCACGAGCCGGAGCGCCTCGCGCTCGACGTGCTGCACGACGCGCTCATCGGCGGCAAGAAGGCCCGCGCGGCCAACTACGTCGAGGCCGTCGGCGCCGACGAGAAGGGCGTCGTCCTCCGCGACCGCGAGAGCGGCGAGGAGTTCACCTTCCAGGCCGACATCGTCGTGAACGTGTCCGGCCCGTGGACCGACTTCACCAACACGGCTCTCGGCACGACCACGAAGTTCATGGGCGGCACCAAGGGCTCCCACATCGTCCTCGACAACCCCGAGCTGGTCGAGGCCTGCGAGGGTCGCGAGATGTTCTTCGAGCACAGCGACGGCCGCATCGTCCTGATCTACCCGCTGAAGGGCCGCGTCATGGTCGGTACCACCGACATCGACGCCGACCCGACCAAGCCGGCCGTCTGCACCGAGGAGGAGATCGACTACTTCTTCGAGCTGGTCAGCCACGTCTTCCCCTCGATCCCCGTGGACCGCTCGCAGATCGTCTTCAAGTTCTCGGGCATCCGCCCGCTGCCCCGCCACGACGACGAGGCGCCGGGATTCGTCTCCCGCGACTACCGCATCGAGCCCTCCACGCTCCCCGGAGCGGGCGGCGCGACCGTGCTCAGCCTGGTCGGCGGCAAGTGGACCACCTTCCGCGCCCTCTCGGAGCACCTCTCCAACGAGGTCTTCAAGCGGATCGGCGTCACCCGCCGGGTCTCCACGGTGAAGACGCCCATCGGAGGCGGCAAGGGCTTCCCCCGCACCGACGCGTCCCGCGCGCAGTGGATCAGCCAGCACCGCTCGGGCCTCTCCTCGGCCCGGACCGGGCAGCTGCTCGAGCGCTACGGCACCCGCGCGCAGGAGGTCATCGAGGCCCTCGCCGACGGACACGACGAGGCCCTCGACTTCGACAAGGACTTCACGACCGGAGAGATCCGCTACCTCGCCCAGCGCGAGAGCGTCGTGCACCTCATCGACCTCGTGATGCGCCGCACCAACCACGCCTTCACCGGCGGTCTGAGCCGCGAGCTCCTCGAGGAGCTCGCCGAGCACACCGGAGCCGTCCTCGGCTGGGACGAGGCGACTCGCGCCTCCGAGGTGGACGCGACCATCGCGCACCTCAAGGAGTACAACGGCGTCGATGTCGGAGGCTCCTCCGTCCAGGCTCCGACGGCCGTCCCGGCGTCCTAG
- a CDS encoding sugar-binding domain-containing protein: MTPVRPVVELDETTHATHPDKTRDALRAAQLYYMQDLTMDAIAHELHTSRSSVSRLLSHARATGLVDIQIRSPLDRASALSAEVRAHYDITAHIVPVPDHTSEIDRLERVALSAARILGQFIDSNMIVGIAWGSTMSAISRHLIAKETHNTQIVQLNGAGNTETTGINYSSEILRRFGDAYAAKVQQFPVQAFFDDPLTKQAVWRERSTKRVLELQQRMDVALFGLGSPFAAVPSKVYIGGYLESSDFTSLSASGVVGDVATVFYRADGTWDDIPMNERASGPDLSTVRRAARRICVVSGSSKLPGLRGALAAGLITDLILDEGTARALISS, translated from the coding sequence ATGACCCCAGTCCGACCGGTCGTCGAACTCGACGAGACGACGCACGCCACCCACCCGGACAAGACGCGGGACGCGCTCCGGGCCGCGCAGCTGTACTACATGCAGGATCTGACGATGGACGCCATCGCGCACGAGCTGCACACGTCCCGCTCCTCCGTCTCGCGGCTGCTCTCGCACGCTCGCGCGACCGGGCTCGTCGACATCCAGATCCGCTCCCCCCTCGACCGGGCGAGCGCGCTCTCGGCCGAGGTTCGCGCCCACTACGACATCACGGCGCACATCGTGCCGGTGCCGGATCACACCAGCGAGATCGACCGCCTCGAGCGGGTCGCGCTCTCGGCCGCGCGGATCCTCGGCCAGTTCATCGACTCGAACATGATCGTCGGCATCGCCTGGGGCTCGACGATGAGCGCGATCAGCCGGCACCTGATCGCGAAGGAGACGCACAACACCCAGATCGTGCAGCTGAACGGCGCCGGCAACACCGAGACGACGGGCATCAACTACTCCAGCGAGATCCTGCGGCGCTTCGGCGACGCGTACGCGGCGAAGGTCCAGCAGTTCCCGGTCCAGGCGTTCTTCGACGACCCGCTGACGAAGCAGGCCGTGTGGCGCGAGCGCTCGACGAAGCGCGTGCTCGAGCTGCAGCAGCGGATGGACGTCGCGCTGTTCGGCCTGGGCTCGCCGTTCGCGGCGGTGCCGTCGAAGGTCTACATCGGCGGGTACCTCGAGTCGAGCGACTTCACCTCGCTGAGCGCCTCCGGAGTGGTCGGCGATGTGGCGACGGTCTTCTACCGGGCCGATGGGACGTGGGACGACATCCCCATGAACGAACGTGCAAGCGGTCCGGACCTCTCCACCGTGCGCCGCGCGGCGCGCCGGATCTGCGTCGTGTCGGGCTCGTCGAAGCTGCCCGGACTGCGCGGGGCGCTGGCGGCCGGACTGATCACGGACCTCATCCTCGACGAGGGCACGGCGCGCGCGCTCATCTCCTCCTGA
- a CDS encoding helix-turn-helix transcriptional regulator: MTDTAGTDAALLGQRIRHFRTRRGLTLGRLAEKVGVSGSQLSLIETGRREPRLSLMQALASALGVELAALLSDEPPSERAALEIELARVQKGSLYRSLGLQEFKVNKALTTPVLEAFLGVYRELARRKSEASATPEEARRANTAQRLQLRERNAHLPEIEAVAGEMLRTVGHRGGALTHSSVSKMARHLGFEIIHVGDLPHSARSVIDLANGRIYLPPASIPGGHGLRALALQAMAHRLLGHERPATYADFLRQRLEINYFAAACLMPLEPAVAFLQEAKRERDISVEDFRDGFGVTHEAAALRFTNLLTSHLDIRMHFLRVLGDGSIQKAYENDGLPLPTDVTGAVEGQTVCRYWSARSAFTRTNRTTEYYQYVDTPAGTFWSASQTGTTATEEFSITVGVPFAEARFFRGRDTDRRELSRCPDESCCRRAPAELAARWDGNAWPSARLHAHVLAPLPSGTFPGIDDAEVYEFLDAHARES; this comes from the coding sequence GTGACCGATACCGCCGGCACCGACGCCGCCCTGCTGGGGCAGCGCATCCGCCACTTCCGCACTCGACGCGGCCTGACGCTCGGCCGGCTCGCCGAGAAGGTCGGCGTGTCGGGGAGTCAGCTCTCGCTGATCGAGACCGGTCGCCGCGAGCCGCGCCTCTCGCTCATGCAGGCTCTCGCCTCCGCGCTCGGCGTCGAGCTGGCCGCCCTGCTCTCCGACGAGCCCCCGAGCGAGCGGGCGGCGCTCGAGATCGAGCTCGCGCGGGTGCAGAAGGGATCGCTCTACCGTTCGCTCGGGCTGCAGGAGTTCAAGGTCAACAAGGCCCTGACGACGCCGGTCCTGGAGGCGTTCCTCGGCGTGTACCGCGAGCTCGCCCGCCGGAAGAGCGAGGCGAGCGCGACACCGGAGGAGGCGCGCCGGGCCAACACCGCCCAGCGCCTCCAGCTGCGCGAGCGCAACGCCCACCTGCCCGAGATCGAGGCGGTGGCGGGCGAGATGCTGCGCACCGTGGGGCACCGCGGCGGCGCCCTCACGCACAGCTCCGTCTCGAAGATGGCGCGGCACCTCGGCTTCGAGATCATCCACGTCGGCGACCTGCCGCACTCGGCGCGCTCGGTGATCGACCTCGCGAACGGGCGGATCTACCTCCCGCCCGCCTCGATCCCGGGCGGCCACGGACTGCGCGCGCTCGCGCTGCAGGCGATGGCGCACCGCCTCCTCGGCCACGAGCGCCCCGCGACCTACGCGGACTTCCTCCGCCAGCGCCTCGAGATCAACTACTTCGCCGCCGCCTGCCTGATGCCGCTCGAGCCCGCCGTCGCGTTCCTCCAGGAGGCGAAGCGCGAGCGCGACATCTCGGTCGAGGACTTCCGCGACGGCTTCGGCGTGACGCACGAGGCCGCTGCCCTGCGCTTCACCAACCTGCTGACCTCGCACCTCGACATCCGGATGCACTTCCTGCGGGTCCTCGGCGACGGCTCGATCCAGAAGGCGTACGAGAACGACGGTCTGCCGCTGCCGACGGACGTGACCGGTGCCGTCGAGGGCCAGACGGTGTGCCGGTACTGGTCGGCGCGGTCGGCCTTCACCCGTACCAACCGCACGACGGAGTACTACCAGTACGTCGACACGCCCGCCGGCACCTTCTGGTCGGCGTCGCAGACCGGCACGACCGCGACCGAGGAGTTCTCGATCACGGTCGGCGTCCCCTTCGCCGAGGCGCGGTTCTTCCGGGGCCGCGACACCGATCGCCGCGAGCTCTCCCGCTGCCCCGACGAGTCGTGCTGCCGCCGTGCTCCCGCCGAGCTCGCCGCGCGCTGGGACGGCAACGCCTGGCCGAGCGCGCGCCTGCACGCGCACGTGCTGGCTCCCCTACCCTCGGGGACCTTCCCCGGGATCGACGACGCCGAGGTGTACGAGTTCCTCGACGCCCACGCCCGCGAGTCCTGA
- a CDS encoding phosphoenolpyruvate carboxykinase (GTP) translates to MTAPTAVPAPTVPAAPLALRRWVREMAAVLEPDAIEWSDGSPAEWYRLTGRMVEEGKLIALNPEWRPGSFLARTDPDDVARVEDRTFICTSDDADAGPTNNWREAASMKDEIAPYFAGAMRGRTMYVVPFSMGPVGGPLSQLGVQLTDSAYAVLNMRIMARVGAAPLAAFTEDTAFVRGVHSVGFPLRDADGTTREDVAWPCNETKYITQFPETREIWSFGSGYGGNALLAKKCFALRIASAMGREEGWLAEHMLLIRIVSPEGRRYHVAAAFPSACGKTNLAMMQPAIPGWRVETLGDDITWMKKGEDGRLWAMNPETGFFGVAPGTGQSSNPNAVHTLWGNTIFTNVALREDGDVWWEGLTDETPERLTDWRGEPWTPASGTPAAHPNARFTAPALQCPSLSEDWDSFEGVPLDAIVFGGRRASNVPLVTQATSWQHGVFMGATIASEKTAAAEGTVGELRRDPFAMLPFCGYNMADYFAHWLSVGEDLGERAPAIFQVNWFRKGANGSFLWPGFGENARVIQWLVRRIEGLAEARPSAIGDLPIAINTHGLNLPAEVKEELFSVPVEAWLDECDLTEQFFARFGDRLPAALTAELTALRLRLLAARLPVAA, encoded by the coding sequence ATGACCGCCCCGACCGCGGTCCCGGCACCCACCGTCCCCGCCGCTCCCCTGGCGCTGCGCCGCTGGGTGCGCGAGATGGCGGCGGTCCTCGAGCCCGACGCGATCGAGTGGAGCGACGGCTCGCCCGCCGAGTGGTACCGCCTCACCGGCCGCATGGTCGAGGAGGGCAAGCTCATCGCGCTGAACCCGGAGTGGCGGCCCGGCTCGTTCCTCGCCCGCACCGACCCCGACGACGTCGCCCGCGTCGAGGACCGCACGTTCATCTGCACGAGCGACGATGCCGACGCCGGCCCGACGAACAACTGGCGCGAAGCCGCCTCGATGAAGGACGAGATCGCCCCCTACTTCGCCGGGGCCATGCGTGGCCGGACGATGTACGTGGTCCCCTTCTCGATGGGCCCGGTCGGCGGCCCGCTGTCTCAGCTGGGCGTGCAGCTCACCGACTCGGCCTACGCCGTCCTCAACATGCGGATCATGGCCCGCGTCGGCGCCGCACCGCTCGCCGCGTTCACCGAGGACACCGCGTTCGTGCGGGGTGTGCACTCGGTCGGGTTCCCCCTCCGCGACGCGGACGGCACGACGCGCGAGGACGTCGCTTGGCCGTGCAACGAGACGAAGTACATCACCCAGTTCCCCGAGACCCGAGAGATCTGGTCGTTCGGCTCCGGCTACGGCGGCAACGCGCTGCTCGCCAAGAAGTGCTTCGCCCTGCGGATCGCCTCGGCGATGGGCCGCGAGGAGGGCTGGCTCGCCGAGCACATGCTGCTCATCCGCATCGTCTCGCCCGAGGGCCGCCGCTACCACGTCGCCGCGGCGTTCCCGAGCGCGTGCGGCAAGACGAACCTCGCGATGATGCAGCCCGCGATCCCCGGCTGGCGGGTCGAGACCCTGGGCGACGACATCACCTGGATGAAGAAGGGCGAGGACGGACGGCTCTGGGCGATGAACCCCGAGACCGGCTTCTTCGGCGTCGCTCCCGGAACCGGGCAGTCGTCGAACCCGAACGCGGTGCACACCCTCTGGGGCAACACGATCTTCACGAACGTCGCGCTCCGCGAGGACGGCGACGTCTGGTGGGAGGGCCTCACGGACGAGACTCCCGAGCGCCTCACCGACTGGCGCGGTGAGCCGTGGACCCCCGCCTCCGGCACCCCGGCCGCCCACCCGAACGCGCGCTTCACCGCCCCGGCCCTGCAGTGCCCGTCGCTCTCGGAGGACTGGGACTCGTTCGAGGGCGTTCCGCTGGACGCGATCGTCTTCGGCGGACGCCGGGCGAGCAATGTGCCGCTCGTGACGCAGGCCACCTCGTGGCAGCACGGGGTCTTCATGGGGGCGACGATCGCCTCCGAGAAGACGGCCGCCGCCGAGGGCACCGTCGGCGAGCTGCGCCGCGACCCCTTCGCGATGCTGCCCTTCTGCGGCTACAACATGGCCGACTACTTCGCGCACTGGCTCTCGGTCGGCGAGGACCTCGGCGAAAGGGCTCCGGCGATCTTCCAGGTCAACTGGTTCCGCAAGGGCGCCAACGGGTCCTTCCTCTGGCCGGGCTTCGGCGAGAACGCCCGCGTGATCCAGTGGCTCGTGCGCCGCATCGAGGGGCTGGCGGAGGCGCGTCCCAGCGCGATCGGCGACCTCCCCATAGCGATCAACACGCACGGGCTGAACCTGCCGGCCGAGGTGAAGGAGGAGCTCTTCTCGGTGCCGGTCGAGGCGTGGCTCGACGAGTGCGATCTGACGGAGCAGTTCTTCGCGCGGTTCGGCGACCGCCTCCCGGCCGCCCTGACCGCCGAGCTGACCGCGCTGCGCCTCCGCCTGCTCGCCGCCCGGCTGCCCGTCGCCGCCTGA
- a CDS encoding acyl-CoA thioesterase, producing the protein MDRITLRFLAAPQDATADGTSAQAGRVLEWIDKAGYACAVGWSGGYCVTAYVGNVHFTRPIVVGNLIEASARVIHTGRTSMHVLVEVAQADPRTGRYEEATHCLLIFVAVDEEKRPRTVPEWRPRSIEDLALAEGAAARIDGRRALHEVMRAQEYTSAGTGPRIVFRFLAAPGDVNWGGNAHGGIVMRWIDEAANAVAQGWTGRDAVAVYSGGIHFYRPVRIGHLVEVEARLIHTGPRSMHLAIHVRSGDPRTGELELTTQCMSVFVVRGADGSAETVPALALEADEDRRLDAHARELIRLRAELPPLPIGIAAASVR; encoded by the coding sequence ATGGACCGCATCACCCTCCGCTTCCTCGCCGCTCCCCAGGACGCGACCGCCGACGGCACCAGCGCCCAGGCCGGCCGTGTGCTCGAGTGGATCGACAAGGCCGGCTACGCCTGCGCCGTCGGCTGGAGCGGCGGCTACTGCGTCACCGCCTACGTCGGCAACGTGCACTTCACCCGGCCCATCGTGGTCGGCAACCTCATCGAGGCGAGCGCGCGCGTCATCCACACCGGCCGCACGAGCATGCACGTGCTCGTCGAGGTCGCCCAGGCGGATCCGCGCACGGGACGCTACGAGGAGGCGACGCACTGCCTCCTGATCTTCGTCGCGGTCGACGAGGAGAAGCGGCCGCGCACGGTCCCGGAGTGGCGGCCGCGCTCGATCGAGGACCTGGCGCTCGCCGAGGGCGCCGCCGCCCGCATCGACGGGCGCCGAGCGCTGCACGAGGTGATGCGCGCGCAGGAGTACACGTCCGCGGGCACGGGGCCTCGGATCGTCTTCCGCTTCCTCGCCGCGCCCGGCGACGTGAACTGGGGCGGCAACGCGCACGGCGGCATCGTGATGCGCTGGATCGACGAGGCGGCGAACGCGGTGGCGCAGGGCTGGACCGGACGCGACGCCGTGGCCGTCTACTCCGGGGGCATCCACTTCTACCGGCCGGTGCGCATCGGGCACCTGGTCGAGGTGGAGGCGCGGCTCATCCACACGGGACCGCGCAGCATGCACCTGGCGATCCACGTGCGCTCCGGCGATCCGCGCACCGGCGAGCTCGAGCTGACGACGCAGTGCATGAGCGTGTTCGTGGTGCGCGGCGCCGACGGCTCGGCCGAGACAGTGCCGGCGCTCGCGCTCGAGGCCGACGAGGACCGGCGGCTCGACGCGCACGCCCGCGAGCTGATCCGGCTGCGCGCGGAGCTGCCTCCGCTGCCGATCGGTATCGCGGCGGCCTCGGTGCGCTGA
- the aroQ gene encoding type II 3-dehydroquinate dehydratase, with the protein MTLPILVVNGPNLNLLGTREPELYGSDTLADAEALAADRARSLGLGVEVFQSNAEGAIIDRLHAARGTASGIVLNAGAYTHTSIAIRDAVLATELPMVEVHLSNVHRREEFRHHSYLSDIAVAVIVGAGIAGYGYAVDVLARRLEAATPQA; encoded by the coding sequence GTGACCCTCCCGATCCTCGTCGTCAACGGCCCGAACCTGAATCTGCTCGGCACCCGCGAACCCGAGCTCTACGGCTCCGACACGCTCGCCGATGCGGAGGCGCTCGCCGCCGATCGCGCGCGCTCCCTCGGTCTCGGGGTCGAGGTGTTCCAGAGCAACGCGGAGGGGGCGATCATCGACCGCCTGCACGCGGCGCGGGGCACCGCCTCCGGGATCGTGCTGAACGCCGGGGCCTACACGCACACGTCGATCGCGATCCGCGACGCCGTGCTCGCGACGGAGCTGCCGATGGTCGAGGTGCACCTCAGCAACGTGCACCGCCGCGAGGAGTTCCGCCACCACTCCTACCTCTCGGACATCGCGGTCGCCGTCATCGTCGGCGCGGGCATCGCCGGGTACGGCTACGCGGTCGACGTCCTCGCCCGGCGCCTGGAGGCCGCGACTCCCCAGGCGTAG
- a CDS encoding class I SAM-dependent methyltransferase, which translates to MTPSDLSRSFGTAVDAYDRGRPGYPDDAVDWLVAHAPSRAAGAYVPERARAAGADASDRVRVVDLGAGTGKFTASLVSRGLEVTAVEPDPTMLARLGENLPSVAAVEGTAEALPLADASVELVTAAQSWHWVDAERASAEVARVLVPGGVLALVWNIRDESVPWVRRLGEVAGSSAAERFETVHPPLGAALERIAYAEFDWSFELDRASVLDMFASRSYVIAMPEEERAATLAAVARVVDEEFGAQARVAVPYATRVTIARRAG; encoded by the coding sequence ATGACACCCTCCGATCTCTCCCGCTCCTTCGGCACCGCCGTCGACGCCTACGACCGCGGACGGCCCGGGTACCCGGACGACGCGGTGGACTGGCTGGTCGCGCACGCGCCGTCGCGGGCGGCGGGGGCCTACGTGCCCGAGCGGGCGCGGGCGGCGGGTGCCGACGCCTCCGACCGGGTGCGGGTGGTGGATCTCGGGGCGGGGACGGGCAAGTTCACGGCCTCGCTCGTCTCCCGCGGACTCGAGGTGACGGCGGTCGAGCCCGACCCGACGATGCTCGCGCGGCTCGGCGAGAACCTGCCGTCGGTCGCGGCCGTGGAGGGGACGGCGGAGGCGCTGCCGCTCGCCGACGCCTCCGTGGAGCTCGTGACGGCGGCGCAGTCGTGGCACTGGGTCGACGCCGAGCGGGCGAGCGCCGAGGTGGCGCGGGTGCTCGTGCCGGGAGGAGTGCTGGCGCTGGTCTGGAACATCCGCGACGAGTCGGTGCCGTGGGTGCGCCGGCTCGGCGAGGTCGCGGGCTCCTCGGCCGCCGAGCGGTTCGAGACGGTGCACCCGCCGCTGGGCGCGGCGCTCGAGCGGATCGCGTACGCCGAGTTCGACTGGTCGTTCGAGCTGGACCGCGCCTCGGTGCTCGACATGTTCGCGTCGCGGAGCTACGTGATCGCGATGCCGGAGGAGGAGCGCGCGGCGACGCTCGCGGCGGTGGCGCGGGTGGTCGACGAGGAGTTCGGCGCGCAGGCGCGCGTCGCCGTGCCGTACGCGACGCGGGTGACGATCGCGCGGCGCGCGGGCTGA
- a CDS encoding aldo/keto reductase: MTSIPTLTLNDGTTIPQLGFGVFKVDPEETERIVSEALEIGYRHIDTAAIYGNEVGVGRAIAASGIPRDELYVTTKLWNDDQGRETAPGALDASLDKLGLDSVDLYLIHWPKPAQDRYVESWEAMQELRESGRTRSIGVSNFLVPHLERLLEAAEVVPAVNQIELHPYHQQPTVTAFGAQHGIATEAWGPLGQNKYPLLELPVITGPAEAHGVTPAQVVLRWHLDRGHIVFPKSSTKARIAENIDVFGFELTSDERDAITALERAGRVGGDPNEV, translated from the coding sequence ATGACCAGCATCCCCACCCTCACGCTCAACGACGGCACGACCATCCCGCAGCTCGGCTTCGGCGTCTTCAAGGTCGATCCGGAGGAGACCGAGCGGATCGTCTCCGAGGCGCTCGAGATCGGCTACCGCCACATCGACACCGCCGCGATCTACGGCAACGAGGTCGGCGTCGGCCGCGCCATCGCCGCCTCCGGGATCCCGCGCGACGAGCTCTACGTGACCACGAAGCTGTGGAACGACGACCAGGGCCGCGAGACCGCGCCCGGCGCCCTCGACGCGAGTCTCGACAAGCTCGGCCTCGACTCCGTCGACCTCTATCTCATCCACTGGCCCAAGCCCGCTCAGGACCGCTACGTCGAGAGCTGGGAGGCGATGCAGGAGCTGCGCGAGTCGGGTCGCACCCGCTCGATCGGCGTCTCGAACTTCCTCGTCCCGCACCTCGAGCGCCTGCTCGAGGCCGCCGAGGTCGTGCCGGCCGTCAACCAGATCGAGCTGCACCCCTACCACCAGCAGCCCACCGTGACGGCGTTCGGTGCCCAGCACGGCATCGCGACGGAGGCGTGGGGCCCGCTCGGCCAGAACAAGTACCCGCTGCTCGAGCTGCCCGTGATCACCGGCCCCGCCGAGGCGCACGGAGTCACGCCCGCGCAGGTCGTCCTCCGCTGGCACCTCGACCGCGGCCACATCGTCTTCCCCAAGTCGTCGACGAAGGCCCGCATCGCCGAGAACATCGACGTCTTCGGCTTCGAGCTCACCTCCGACGAGCGCGACGCGATCACCGCCCTCGAGCGCGCCGGTCGCGTCGGCGGCGACCCGAACGAGGTCTGA
- a CDS encoding ribonuclease H: MSIIAAADGSALGNPGPAGWAWYVDDERWAAGGWSHGTNNIGELTAVLELLRSTAGETEPLHILCDSQYAIKACTEWLPGWKRKGWRKADGKPVMNVEIIKALDEALQGRAVTFEWVKGHANHRMNEAADVRARAAATAYQRRQPVDPGPGWPTAPAQAPAPAVDETPATLF; this comes from the coding sequence GTGAGCATCATCGCGGCCGCAGACGGCTCGGCACTGGGCAACCCCGGCCCCGCCGGCTGGGCCTGGTACGTCGACGACGAGCGCTGGGCCGCCGGCGGCTGGTCGCACGGCACCAACAACATCGGCGAGCTGACGGCCGTGCTCGAGCTGCTACGCTCCACGGCCGGCGAGACCGAGCCCCTGCACATCCTCTGCGACAGCCAGTACGCCATCAAGGCGTGCACCGAGTGGCTGCCGGGGTGGAAGCGGAAGGGCTGGCGCAAGGCGGACGGCAAGCCGGTGATGAACGTCGAGATCATCAAGGCGCTCGACGAGGCGCTCCAGGGCCGCGCCGTCACCTTCGAGTGGGTGAAGGGGCACGCGAACCACCGGATGAACGAGGCCGCCGACGTCCGCGCCCGCGCCGCCGCGACCGCCTACCAGCGCCGTCAGCCGGTCGACCCGGGTCCGGGCTGGCCGACCGCGCCCGCCCAGGCTCCCGCCCCGGCCGTCGACGAGACTCCCGCCACCCTCTTCTGA